GCATCCAGTCAAAGCCGGGATAAGTACCGTAAATAGCCCAGGCTTCCTGCTGGTCTTTGCTTAGTTGATCATAGACTGGCCATTCCTCTCCTGTTTCAGTATCATGAATGAAAAGTACAGACTTGGTACGTACCCTGCGGACGAAAGCTAGTTTTTTGCCATCATGAGAAATCTGGGGACGAGAAGCACCACCCGGACCTCCGGTAATGGTTCTAATCTCTCCACTTTCTCTATCGTAGCGTTTGATAACGTATATCTGGCTGTTAGGATCTTTATTATATTGAAAATACCCTCCCGGATACATATCTTCGCTATAGTATACGTAGCGCCCATCAGGGGAAACGCTTGGCTCGTTAACGTCCTGCTGATCATTCTTGCGCTTGGTCAGCTGTATGCCTCTACCTCCGCTTATATGATACATCCATATCTCTCCCGCGCCTAAAGACCGACCCGAGGTAAAGTGTTTACGTGCCATCAGGTACTGCCCATCTGGCGACCAGGTGGGGTTGTTTAGCAGACGAAAATCTTCCTGAGTAATTTGAGTGGCCTCGCTACCATCGGGCGCCATCAGCCATATATTGTCGCCTCCGCCGGCATCGCTGGTAAAGGCGATACGAGTACCATCTGGACTAAAGCGGGGCTGGGTTTCGTAGGCATGTCCGCCCCGGATCAGTTTTGCTTGGCCTCCACCAATAGGTAGGGTGTAAATATCGCCCAAAAGATCAAAAGCTATGGTTTTCCCATCGGGGCTTACGTCCAAATTCATCCAGGTGCCTTCTTCGGTGGTAATGTTCACCTCCTGAAAGCTGCCCTGAGGAGTGTTGACGTCCCAACCTTTCTTCTCGGTTTTGCTCTCTTCTTTCTCCTGAGCAAAAAGAGTAAAGCAACACAAAATGCTTAATAAGGAGTAGGTTAATAGTGTTTTCATACAAGAATTTTACATGTTTCAACCTACGAAGCTAAATAATATTGTAAAGTAGGACAAAGTGGAATTGCAATACAGAACAAAATTTGGAAGAAGGTCTATTCTCTTTTGGAATGTTCTTGCAAAAAGATAAAAAGTTGTGTCCCTGCGTTATCCTTACTGCTTTGAGCCAGCAGCCTTTCATCCTGTTGATTGAAGAGTATAAGCAGACTGTCATATTCTTTTTCGCTAAGGTTGAGGGCTTTTATCATCTGTTGTCTGTATTCCTGATCGTGGAGAGTAGCATAATAAGATTCAAAGGTATGCTCTTTACGTAAAACATTTTTGAGAGCTCTTTTTTCTTTGTCTTCAGTGCTAAAGTAGCTAAATGGTCCATATAAAACCCCTGAGATCAAAGGAATCTGAGGTAGACGGGGATGCCTGTTATTGAAGTAATGAGTCCAGTCCCACTTCCACGTACCACTTTCTATAGGTTGAGGATGATCAAGTGTAGGTAATCCGGCAATTCTGAGAGGCTGATGCCGGGT
This window of the Porifericola rhodea genome carries:
- a CDS encoding carboxypeptidase-like regulatory domain-containing protein produces the protein MTVTRLIPLLLFLSYPLFSQSLVGTVSDLENEQPIPFVHIRTTDQQFGVVTDAQGQFQLDLKGGIYELHFSSIGFVDYYKKIDTDTLTSAKVEILMIPDQRLLSEVFVYTKRFNPLEKTRHQPLRIAGLPTLDHPQPIESGTWKWDWTHYFNNRHPRLPQIPLISGVLYGPFSYFSTEDKEKRALKNVLRKEHTFESYYATLHDQEYRQQMIKALNLSEKEYDSLLILFNQQDERLLAQSSKDNAGTQLFIFLQEHSKRE